One Sylvia atricapilla isolate bSylAtr1 chromosome 24, bSylAtr1.pri, whole genome shotgun sequence genomic window carries:
- the YRDC gene encoding threonylcarbamoyl-AMP synthase, with amino-acid sequence MARAARVLALARAAERAAGPGPGRARLVLLPPGSGARPGPRGARGEPAEGGGWAGTENAAVEPGRAAPEGGGPGRWRQEPGRPADGWREVVAAAAAALQAGGLVAVPTDTVYGVACLAQDSAAVRSIYSLKGRNGAKPLAICLGDVERLYRYCHVNVPDELLRDLLPGPVTLVLERSEELNKDLNPFTSLVGVRIPDHPFMRDLAQACPGPLALTSANISSQGSTLTVLEFQDLWPQLSLVIDGGPIGDIQSPECRLGSTVVDLSVSGKFSIIRPGCALTPTVEILKKKYGLIPESS; translated from the exons ATGGCGCGAGCCGCGCGGGTGCTGGCGCTGGCGCGGGCGGCGGAgagagcggcggggccgggcccgggccgtgcccgcctggtgctgctgccgcccggcagcggggcccggcccggcccgcggggTGCGCGCGGGGAACCAGCGGAGGGAGGAGGATGGGCCGGCACCGAGAACGCCGCAGtggagccgggccgggccgcaCCGGAGGGCGGAGGCCCCGGGCGGTGGCGGCAGGAGCCGGGCCGCCCCGCTGACGGCTGGAGGGAGGTGGTGGCGGCCGCGGCCGCTGCCCTGCAGGCGGGCGGGCTGGTGGCGGTGCCCACGGACACGGTGTACGGCGTGGCCTGCCTGGCCCAGGACTCGGCCGCCGTGCGCAGCATCTACAGCCTGAAGGGGCGGAACGGCGCCAAGCCGCTCGCCATCTGCCTCGGGGACGTGGAGCGGCTCTACAG GTACTGCCACGTCAATGTACCCGACGAGCTGCTGCGGGACTTGCTCCCGGGACCAGTGACCCTGGTCTTAGAGCGTTCAGAGGAGCTGAATAAAGACTTGAATCCCTTCACATCG ctggttGGTGTTCGCATTCCAGACCATCCCTTCATGAGAGACCTGGCACAGGCCTGCCCAGGACCCCTGGCTTTGACAAGTGCCAACatcagctcccagggcagcacccTGACCGTGTTG GAATTCCAGGACTTGTGGCCTCAGCTGTCCTTGGTGATTGATGGAGGCCCCATAGGAGACATCCAGAGCCCAGAGTGTCGCTTGGGGTCAACTGTGGTTGACTTATCTGTGTCAGGGAAATTCTCCATCATCCGGCCTGGCTG TGCTCTAACGCCCACAGTTGAAATCCTGAAGAAGAAGTATGGCTTGATACCAGAATCTTCCTAA